The following are encoded in a window of Streptomyces sp. SAT1 genomic DNA:
- a CDS encoding ATP-binding protein: MSTTRPCSPGDRGPEPSGASGASEGDAPADDASPGGVTAVPATPSAGRQVRRLSFDGTSGVVPLARDFARQALYAWGWLPAASADQRAAAEDVLLVVSELVTNACLHAEGPDRLEITCDNKVIHIEVSDLGAGQPAPRTPHRAGRPGGHGMFIVQRLCLDWGVVRVPGVAGKKVWAELGAPA; encoded by the coding sequence ATGAGCACCACCCGGCCTTGTTCGCCGGGCGACCGTGGCCCGGAGCCCAGCGGCGCTTCCGGGGCGTCCGAGGGGGATGCGCCGGCCGACGACGCCTCCCCAGGGGGTGTGACGGCCGTGCCGGCGACCCCGTCGGCAGGCCGCCAGGTCCGCAGACTGAGCTTCGACGGCACGAGCGGCGTCGTGCCGCTCGCCCGCGACTTCGCCCGTCAGGCGCTGTACGCGTGGGGCTGGCTGCCCGCCGCGTCGGCCGACCAGCGGGCCGCCGCCGAGGACGTCCTCCTCGTCGTCTCCGAACTGGTCACCAACGCCTGCCTGCACGCCGAGGGCCCGGACCGGCTGGAGATCACCTGTGACAACAAGGTGATCCACATCGAGGTCTCCGACCTCGGCGCCGGCCAGCCCGCACCCCGCACCCCGCACCGCGCGGGCCGCCCCGGCGGTCACGGCATGTTCATCGTCCAGCGCCTGTGCCTGGACTGGGGCGTGGTCCGGGTCCCGGGCGTCGCCGGCAAGAAGGTGTGGGCGGAACTGGGCGCACCGGCGTAG
- a CDS encoding STAS domain-containing protein codes for MDRGTVGSAQSGRLLVEVRQEGSSAVVTPAGELDHHTADLLREPLEECLDKGRSRLVVDCSRLDFCDSTGLNVLLGARLKAEAAGGGVHLAGMLPVVARVFEITGADAVFTVHATLDDALAGERGGPGAAGRAGETGGTG; via the coding sequence ATGGACCGCGGGACGGTCGGCAGCGCACAGTCGGGCCGGCTTCTGGTGGAGGTGCGGCAAGAGGGCTCCAGTGCCGTCGTGACACCGGCGGGTGAACTGGACCACCACACGGCCGACCTTCTGCGCGAGCCGCTGGAGGAGTGCCTCGACAAGGGGCGCTCACGTCTGGTGGTGGACTGCTCGCGCCTGGACTTCTGCGATTCCACCGGGCTGAACGTGCTGCTGGGGGCGCGGCTGAAGGCGGAGGCGGCCGGGGGAGGTGTGCATCTCGCGGGGATGCTGCCGGTGGTGGCGCGCGTGTTCGAGATCACGGGGGCGGACGCGGTGTTCACCGTGCACGCCACGCTCGACGACGCGCTGGCCGGTGAGCGGGGCGGACCCGGCGCTGCCGGGAGGGCCGGGGAGACCGGCGGGACCGGCTGA
- a CDS encoding RNA polymerase sigma factor SigF, whose amino-acid sequence MEDIMSPRLDASHTQTATSTPAPEYLDPLAALAGLPDIPPYDEVAPDDARALSKTLFERLECLEEGTHEFAYVRNTLVELNLALVKFAASRFRSRSEPMEDIIQVGTIGLIKAIDRFELSRGVEFPTFAMPTIIGEIKRFFRDTSWSVRVPRRLQELRLDLAKAGDELAQRLDRAPTVGELARHLGLTEDEVVEGMAASNAYTASSLDAQPEDDDSEGALADRIGYEDHGLEGIEYVESLKPLIAELSARDRKILSLRFVANMTQSEIGEELGISQMHVSRLLSRTLVRLRKALTVEE is encoded by the coding sequence ATGGAGGACATCATGTCACCCCGGCTCGACGCCTCGCATACCCAGACGGCGACGTCGACACCCGCTCCGGAGTACCTGGACCCCCTCGCCGCGCTGGCCGGCCTCCCGGACATCCCGCCGTACGACGAGGTGGCCCCGGACGACGCCAGGGCCCTGTCCAAGACCCTCTTCGAGCGTCTGGAGTGCCTCGAGGAAGGCACCCACGAGTTCGCGTACGTACGCAACACGCTCGTCGAACTCAACCTGGCGCTGGTCAAGTTCGCCGCCTCCCGCTTCCGCTCCCGCAGCGAGCCGATGGAGGACATCATCCAGGTCGGCACCATCGGCCTGATCAAGGCGATCGACCGCTTCGAACTGTCTCGCGGCGTCGAGTTCCCGACTTTCGCGATGCCTACCATCATCGGCGAGATCAAGCGCTTCTTCCGGGACACCTCGTGGTCCGTGCGCGTGCCGCGCCGGCTCCAGGAGCTGCGGCTCGACCTGGCCAAGGCCGGTGACGAGCTGGCCCAGCGCCTCGACCGCGCGCCCACGGTGGGCGAGCTGGCCCGCCACCTCGGTCTGACCGAGGACGAGGTGGTGGAGGGCATGGCGGCCTCCAACGCGTACACCGCCTCGTCGCTGGACGCCCAGCCCGAGGACGACGACTCCGAGGGCGCCCTCGCGGACCGCATCGGCTACGAGGACCACGGGCTCGAAGGCATCGAGTACGTCGAGTCGTTGAAGCCGCTGATCGCGGAACTGTCCGCCCGGGACCGGAAGATCCTCTCGCTGCGGTTCGTGGCCAACATGACCCAGTCGGAGATCGGCGAGGAGCTGGGCATCTCCCAGATGCACGTCTCACGGCTGCTGTCGCGCACGCTGGTGCGGCTGCGCAAGGCGCTGACGGTCGAGGAGTGA